From Argopecten irradians isolate NY chromosome 12, Ai_NY, whole genome shotgun sequence, one genomic window encodes:
- the LOC138336240 gene encoding protein O-glucosyltransferase 1-like — MRLSASSGYIWVIWLLFLSPCVSDEMCQAKPDTEEASCTSNTNQETTDNKYTQTSNVKWKKYLKKIHKAVSDYTECIPDQCSCHQNVINEDLQVWEENGITKDMIVKSIDRGVHYQIINHKLYREDRCMFPNRCSGVEHFILQIIKKLPNMEMLINVRDWPQSSKRGPPVPIFSFSKVMKDQWDIMYPAWTFWEGGPAVWPIYPTGLGRWDEQREIIPREAEKWPWAAKLDKGYFRGSRTSSERDPLILLSRKHPDLVDAQYTKNQSWRSKADTLGEDPAKEVRLEEHCQYKYLFNFRGVAASFRLKHLFLCNSVVFHVGDEWLEFFYPALKPWVHYIPVKQDLTDVQDLLEFAKENDAEIQKIAER; from the exons ATGCGGCTGTCAGCAAGCTCAGGATATATTTGGGTTAtatggttgttgtttttatcgcCATGTGTGTCAGATGAGATGTGTCAGGCAAAGCCAGATACAGAGGAAGCTAGCTGTACCTCAAACACAAACCAGGAAACCACTGATAATAAGTATACACAAA CATCAAAtgtgaaatggaaaaaataccTGAAGAAAATACACAAGGCTGTGTCAGACTACACAGAGTGTATTCCAGATCAGTGTTCATGTCACCAGAA TGTTATCAATGAGGATCTCCAGGTATGGGAGGAGAATGGGATTACCAAGGACATGATTGTTAAATCTATAGATCGTGGGGTCCATTACCAAATTATCAACCACAAGCTCTACCGCGAGGACAGATGCATGTTTCCTAACag GTGTTCTGGCGTGGAGCATTTCATCCTCCAGATCATCAAGAAGTTACCAAATATGGAGATGTTGATAAATGTGAGAGATTGGCCACAGTCATCTAAACGGGGCCCACCTGTACCTATCTTCTCCTTTAGTAAAGTG ATGAAGGACCAATGGGATATTATGTACCCAGCCTGGACGTTCTGGGAAGGAGGACCAGCTGTATGGCCAATTTATCCAACGGGTCTGGGGCGATGGGATGAACAAAGGGAAATCATACCTAG GGAAGCTGAAAAGTGGCCCTGGGCAGCTAAGCTAGATAAAGGTTATTTCCGAGGCTCTCGGACCAGTTCTGAACGAGATCCACTAATACTGTTGTCTCGGAAACACCCTGACTTAGTGGATGCTCAGTATACAAAAAACCAATCATGGCGCTCTAAAGCG GACACATTAGGTGAAGATCCTGCTAAAGAAGTACGATTAGAGGAGCATTGTCAATATAA ATACCTGTTTAATTTTCGAGGAGTGGCAGCCAGCTTTCGTCTGAAGCATCTCTTTCTCTGTAATTCTGTTGTTTTCCATGTTGGAGATGAATGGTTGGAATTTTTTTACCCTGCATTAAAGCCATGGGTCCATTACATACCAGTCAAACAAGATCTGACCGATGTCCA AGATTTACTGGAATTTGCAAAAGAGAATGATGCAGAGATACAAAAAATAGCTGAAAGGTAA